One window of the Thermodesulfomicrobium sp. WS genome contains the following:
- the msrA gene encoding peptide-methionine (S)-S-oxide reductase MsrA translates to MGWMPTMLGVVVVSLAATPVAAKNLREAVFAGGCFWCVEHAFRNTPGVEDVVSGYTGGNVENPAYEEVASGRTGHFEAVLVRYDPQQMDFSRLVRIFGENIDPLDAGGQFCDRGPQYRSAIFVADAEEEQIVRQWIAATEARLGSPVATLVLPRAPFYPAEAYHQDYAGKNPLRYHLYRQGCGRDARLKTIWGDKNPAKE, encoded by the coding sequence ATGGGGTGGATGCCGACAATGCTGGGTGTGGTCGTGGTGAGCTTGGCTGCAACTCCGGTTGCAGCCAAAAACCTCCGCGAGGCGGTGTTTGCCGGGGGCTGTTTTTGGTGTGTGGAGCACGCTTTTCGGAATACGCCGGGGGTCGAGGATGTCGTCTCTGGCTATACTGGCGGCAACGTGGAAAACCCCGCCTACGAGGAGGTTGCTTCCGGCCGCACTGGGCATTTTGAAGCGGTGCTGGTGCGCTATGATCCGCAGCAGATGGATTTTTCCCGTTTGGTGCGGATTTTTGGTGAGAATATCGATCCATTGGATGCCGGCGGACAGTTTTGCGACCGCGGGCCGCAGTATCGATCGGCCATTTTTGTGGCCGATGCCGAGGAAGAGCAGATTGTCCGGCAATGGATCGCCGCAACCGAGGCGCGTTTGGGGTCTCCGGTGGCCACCCTCGTGCTGCCTCGAGCCCCCTTCTATCCTGCGGAGGCATATCACCAGGACTATGCGGGGAAAAACCCTCTGCGCTATCACCTCTACCGCCAGGGCTGTGGGCGTGACGCCCGCCTCAAGACCATTTGGGGGGACAAGAACCCGGCCAAGGAGTAG
- a CDS encoding ElyC/SanA/YdcF family protein, producing MEISGFWIKRILGQGLMPLGVSVCLSLWGMLLALVGRPKRAVAPFVLAASLLYAVSLDPVAAWMVAPLERAYAPLRLDDARLAGVRWIVVLGSSHHHDAALPPLLRLDTVATARLAEALRLARRAPRAQVLCTGGSPTGGTPHAEVLAAAAVSLGLDAGRVAVENASLDTPQQMAEVARRVGHEPLVLVTSATHMPRAVRLARACGLSPIPAPAAYECFSPDGLPFLPYARNLLACHRALHEYLGLLWGWITGRLQLWE from the coding sequence ATGGAGATTTCCGGTTTTTGGATCAAGCGCATTTTGGGCCAGGGGCTCATGCCGCTCGGCGTGAGCGTGTGCCTTTCCCTGTGGGGGATGCTCCTGGCCTTGGTGGGCCGGCCCAAGCGGGCCGTGGCCCCGTTCGTGCTGGCGGCTTCGCTGCTCTACGCCGTCAGCCTCGATCCGGTGGCGGCCTGGATGGTGGCGCCCTTGGAGCGCGCGTATGCGCCTCTTCGGCTGGATGACGCCCGGCTGGCGGGCGTGCGCTGGATCGTGGTCTTGGGAAGTAGCCACCACCACGACGCCGCGCTCCCGCCCCTCTTGCGCCTGGATACCGTGGCCACCGCCCGCCTGGCCGAGGCGTTGCGTCTGGCCCGGCGGGCGCCGCGGGCCCAGGTGCTGTGCACCGGGGGAAGCCCCACTGGCGGCACGCCGCATGCAGAGGTGCTGGCCGCGGCCGCCGTGAGCCTGGGGCTGGATGCCGGGCGGGTGGCTGTGGAAAACGCCTCCCTGGATACCCCGCAGCAAATGGCGGAGGTGGCCCGCCGCGTGGGCCACGAGCCCTTGGTGCTCGTCACCTCCGCCACCCACATGCCTCGGGCCGTGCGTCTGGCCCGTGCCTGCGGGCTCTCCCCCATCCCGGCGCCTGCGGCCTACGAGTGCTTTTCCCCGGACGGCCTGCCCTTTTTGCCGTACGCCCGCAATCTCCTTGCCTGCCACCGCGCCCTGCACGAGTATTTGGGCCTGCTCTGGGGCTGGATCACCGGCCGGCTCCAGCTTTGGGAGTGA
- a CDS encoding Hsp20/alpha crystallin family protein, which yields MVIDVRAWNDMQALDQLLDALWHNPNVRQRAFAFPPVNVEETDTALVVTAAVPGVAPADVEVTLEDKSLIIRGERQAEPGRYFRQERPVGPFQRVITMEAAVDGDGVHASLRHGILTITLPKTQAASQRRILVEGE from the coding sequence ATGGTTATCGATGTGCGCGCCTGGAACGACATGCAGGCCTTGGATCAGCTCTTGGACGCCCTGTGGCACAACCCCAACGTGCGGCAGCGGGCCTTCGCCTTCCCCCCGGTCAATGTGGAAGAGACCGACACCGCCCTGGTGGTGACTGCTGCGGTGCCGGGAGTGGCCCCCGCAGACGTGGAGGTGACGCTGGAGGACAAATCCCTCATCATCCGCGGCGAGCGGCAGGCGGAACCAGGCCGCTACTTCCGCCAGGAGCGGCCGGTGGGGCCGTTTCAGCGGGTCATCACCATGGAGGCTGCGGTGGACGGTGACGGCGTCCACGCCAGCCTGCGCCATGGCATCCTCACCATCACCCTGCCCAAAACCCAAGCCGCCAGCCAGCGTCGTATCCTCGTGGAGGGCGAATAG
- a CDS encoding DUF3944 domain-containing protein: MSTYYRPDPDLDFLKECSNEDLNILVHVLLYDREGKQRFVVRRLPNHPLYKQHAPNHSLYWEVIAGEIQLYGSNPLAAIARGGRGKHYIKILGDVCDRFDLRYNPNAATEIIERELYSFLFTKSLQRLSKANLEAVSAAFAIKPASMNQLAVNVAITEAMRFDDTIASRIALCVAHGAAMFASNIGYRDQVPPEFVPALEATEKPLMVEFDSISPINLTGSAHWFMIPVVMQVIYLRTKHLTQS; encoded by the coding sequence ATGAGCACCTACTACCGCCCGGACCCTGACCTCGATTTTCTCAAGGAGTGCAGCAACGAGGACCTCAACATCCTCGTCCATGTCCTTCTCTACGATCGGGAAGGCAAGCAGCGTTTCGTCGTCCGCCGGCTCCCCAACCACCCCCTCTACAAACAGCATGCCCCCAACCACTCTCTGTATTGGGAGGTCATCGCCGGCGAAATCCAGCTCTATGGTTCCAATCCCCTTGCGGCCATCGCCCGAGGCGGCCGCGGCAAGCATTACATCAAAATCCTCGGCGACGTGTGCGACCGCTTCGACCTGCGCTACAACCCCAATGCCGCCACCGAGATCATCGAACGCGAACTCTACTCCTTCCTCTTCACCAAATCCTTACAGCGCCTCTCCAAGGCCAACCTCGAAGCAGTGAGCGCGGCTTTTGCCATCAAGCCCGCCAGCATGAACCAACTTGCCGTCAACGTGGCCATCACCGAGGCCATGCGCTTCGACGACACCATCGCCAGCCGTATCGCCCTCTGCGTGGCGCACGGGGCCGCCATGTTCGCCAGCAATATCGGCTACCGCGATCAAGTGCCGCCCGAATTCGTGCCTGCCTTGGAGGCAACGGAAAAACCCCTGATGGTGGAGTTCGACTCCATCTCCCCCATCAATCTCACGGGATCGGCCCATTGGTTCATGATCCCAGTGGTCATGCAGGTCATCTACCTGCGCACCAAACACCTTACCCAAAGCTAG
- the aroC gene encoding chorismate synthase — protein sequence MAGNSFGEVLRLTTFGESHGPALGGVVDGCPPGIALSEARIQEDLDRRRPGSGGIAATTRKEPDRVRLLSGVFEGFTTGTAIGFVVENENQRSGDYDSLREIFRPGHGDVTYQAKYGRRDHRGGGRASGRETVARVVGGAIAAAILETVGVSVHAASVELGGIAAVGRDLAGAWNRPFFAADAEVLPAWEALVAEVRAAGDTVGGIVEVVAQGVPAGLGEPVFDKLDARLAAAVMSVGAVKGVEIGAGFAAARSRGSQNNDPLTAQGFASNHAGGILAGISTGQDIVVRAAVKPIPSIAVPQRTRDISGQEREIRVGGRHDICAIPRIVPVLRAMVCLVLADMLLMHRAIRPWGNLA from the coding sequence GTGGCCGGAAATAGTTTTGGCGAAGTCTTGCGGCTCACCACCTTTGGCGAGTCTCATGGCCCGGCCCTGGGCGGGGTGGTGGACGGCTGCCCGCCGGGGATTGCGCTCTCGGAGGCGCGCATCCAGGAAGACCTGGACCGCCGCCGGCCGGGAAGCGGCGGCATTGCGGCGACCACGCGCAAAGAGCCCGACCGGGTGCGGCTGCTCTCCGGGGTGTTCGAGGGCTTCACCACGGGCACGGCCATCGGCTTTGTGGTGGAAAACGAAAACCAGCGCTCCGGAGACTACGACAGTCTGCGCGAGATTTTTCGGCCCGGGCACGGGGATGTGACCTATCAGGCCAAATACGGCCGGCGCGATCACCGTGGTGGTGGCCGGGCCTCGGGCCGGGAGACCGTGGCCCGGGTGGTGGGCGGGGCCATTGCCGCCGCCATCCTGGAGACCGTCGGCGTCAGCGTGCATGCGGCGTCGGTGGAACTGGGCGGCATTGCCGCCGTGGGCCGGGATCTGGCCGGGGCGTGGAATCGCCCCTTTTTCGCTGCGGATGCCGAGGTGCTGCCGGCGTGGGAGGCCTTGGTGGCCGAGGTGCGCGCTGCCGGGGACACTGTGGGCGGTATTGTGGAGGTGGTGGCCCAGGGGGTGCCTGCCGGCTTGGGTGAGCCGGTGTTCGACAAGCTCGACGCCCGTCTGGCGGCTGCGGTCATGAGTGTGGGCGCGGTCAAGGGGGTGGAGATCGGCGCCGGCTTTGCCGCGGCCCGCAGCCGGGGAAGCCAGAACAACGATCCGCTCACAGCCCAGGGCTTTGCCTCCAACCACGCGGGCGGCATCTTGGCCGGCATCTCCACCGGACAGGACATCGTGGTGCGTGCGGCGGTCAAACCCATCCCCTCCATTGCCGTGCCCCAGCGCACCCGGGACATCTCCGGGCAGGAACGGGAGATCCGCGTGGGCGGCCGCCACGATATCTGCGCCATCCCGCGCATCGTGCCGGTTTTGCGGGCCATGGTCTGCCTTGTCCTGGCGGATATGCTCCTGATGCACCGCGCCATACGTCCTTGGGGGAATCTGGCGTGA
- a CDS encoding FecR family protein: MRTFFCALILLALVAASALAAPVGRISAVEGSVDVLHRGATPGDPAHVGMPVDEGDMIRTKSNSKAQVTFTDGNVLNIGQRSRLDIREYRLNGQRTLELPRGKAEAVVDPQTVKAIATEPGRHAFEIRTPNAVAGVRGTQYITWKEGSVSYVLVLQGRVEVFNPAFPEQKIIVEAGQIVAVPEDAPPGQPQPATEQQIQKHQQDTTIGGGTPGGGGTSSAPTGGGTGTPGGDTATGGGAAGGGNLLAAAATETPSGGGTFQPMAGAGPEPVALGDTPTTPTQTVVVIPITEAQPQTITPEPQPEPQPTPEPTPTPEPGPTPEPTPTPEPGPTPDPGPTPDPGPTPDPGPTPDPGPTPDPGPTPDPGGGGGGGGGGSTDTTPPQIVSILAKAVPGSVTLVYDIYAMDPESGVASVEFRVNNGPWQSAQFVDQTLGEKHYNATIAGLPLGQNSSVEFRATNTDGASGITADSNNPISPVYASLWGNVYAGSTPAPSSGAAAGVEFRPTILSTGSITPSTPVPTNGTTLEAGGYVLPTAWTLRAGTSTPPTGPGTQNYTLNSLHILTDTHWWSSSSGSLQAALDNSSAITALAFQGNLQPVPLIHKATGTISDLSLQYILGGWSADSPWYNPNPNPPHHPIAFLGSLTAPSPTTWHTEIDGTVLSGGGDYAGYMAGWLAQRTNDQYNLSGRIVVVYVNPSGGAGILTGGFGEGAEANVLSSVNMVDAQGGFQHAVVLEPSSGLGTIGLGVVYSSPVNGTGTLGSGAITTADAPTTFKRAALFPWGVGYLDLSGTYTDTNLSYPATAVLPLQSSSMLGLDVAQGMVTAQFFDTTAGTVCNVIRGTTAAGFVIVGGPSVSTGIFVGETIGTFDPSASPDLTWSATAIGPWMETQEYLHMVSSNPSQLTALNLPAYTVGQTTLSGGDTTFNVQLQDVKFLAPTAGGIPTVWATGSVTGGFTSGHPIIGTTTVSLGDGSSLSDIQFTPTYWGGGQWAATVSGQGLGSLNTIIIDAMHGVAAGQYDDTGGTFSGTAAGGVEAR; the protein is encoded by the coding sequence ATGCGCACCTTCTTCTGCGCCCTCATCCTCCTCGCCTTGGTCGCAGCATCCGCCCTCGCCGCCCCGGTAGGCCGCATCTCCGCCGTGGAGGGAAGCGTAGATGTCCTGCATCGCGGCGCCACCCCTGGGGATCCGGCCCACGTGGGCATGCCGGTGGACGAAGGCGACATGATCCGCACCAAGAGTAACTCCAAGGCGCAGGTGACCTTTACCGATGGTAACGTGCTCAACATCGGCCAGCGCTCCCGCCTGGACATCCGTGAGTACCGCCTTAATGGCCAACGGACCCTGGAACTGCCTCGCGGCAAGGCCGAGGCCGTGGTGGACCCGCAAACCGTCAAGGCCATTGCCACCGAACCAGGACGCCACGCCTTCGAGATCCGCACCCCCAACGCCGTGGCCGGTGTGCGCGGCACGCAGTACATCACCTGGAAAGAGGGCTCGGTGTCCTACGTGCTCGTGCTCCAAGGCCGGGTGGAAGTCTTCAACCCCGCTTTCCCGGAGCAGAAGATCATCGTGGAGGCCGGCCAGATCGTGGCCGTGCCTGAAGATGCCCCGCCCGGTCAGCCCCAACCGGCAACAGAGCAGCAGATCCAAAAGCACCAGCAGGATACCACCATCGGTGGCGGCACACCCGGTGGCGGGGGCACATCCAGCGCTCCTACCGGTGGCGGCACCGGGACGCCAGGGGGCGATACCGCAACGGGAGGCGGGGCCGCAGGCGGTGGCAACCTTCTTGCGGCAGCAGCAACCGAGACTCCTTCGGGAGGCGGCACCTTCCAGCCCATGGCTGGAGCAGGACCTGAGCCAGTGGCCCTTGGGGATACGCCGACCACGCCCACGCAAACCGTCGTGGTCATCCCCATCACCGAGGCCCAGCCGCAAACGATCACCCCTGAGCCGCAGCCCGAGCCACAGCCAACCCCTGAACCCACACCTACCCCAGAACCCGGCCCAACCCCTGAACCCACTCCCACCCCTGAGCCAGGCCCAACGCCTGACCCAGGCCCAACCCCTGACCCAGGGCCTACCCCTGACCCAGGGCCTACCCCTGACCCAGGGCCTACCCCTGATCCAGGCCCAACGCCTGACCCCGGTGGTGGCGGTGGCGGCGGTGGTGGCGGCTCCACGGACACCACCCCACCGCAGATTGTAAGCATCCTCGCCAAGGCGGTGCCGGGATCCGTCACGCTCGTCTACGATATCTATGCCATGGACCCAGAAAGCGGGGTGGCCAGTGTGGAGTTCCGCGTCAACAATGGTCCGTGGCAATCTGCCCAGTTCGTGGATCAGACGTTGGGAGAGAAGCATTACAACGCCACCATTGCGGGCCTTCCACTCGGGCAAAACTCGAGCGTCGAATTCCGCGCCACCAATACCGATGGCGCTTCTGGCATCACCGCCGATAGCAACAATCCCATATCCCCCGTATATGCCAGCCTTTGGGGCAATGTATATGCAGGAAGCACCCCAGCACCTTCAAGCGGCGCCGCAGCAGGGGTGGAGTTCCGACCTACGATTCTGTCCACAGGCAGTATAACCCCCAGCACGCCTGTCCCCACCAACGGCACCACCCTGGAAGCCGGGGGATACGTGCTTCCAACGGCATGGACGCTGCGTGCCGGGACAAGCACCCCGCCCACCGGGCCGGGTACCCAAAACTACACATTGAATTCCCTCCATATTCTCACAGATACCCATTGGTGGAGCAGCAGTTCAGGATCCCTTCAAGCAGCGCTGGATAATTCCAGCGCAATCACGGCCCTTGCCTTCCAAGGCAATCTCCAGCCTGTTCCCCTCATCCACAAAGCCACAGGCACTATTTCTGATTTGTCCCTCCAGTACATTTTGGGGGGCTGGAGCGCCGATTCTCCATGGTACAATCCCAACCCGAACCCTCCGCACCACCCCATCGCCTTCTTGGGTTCCCTGACAGCACCTTCTCCAACCACGTGGCACACCGAGATCGACGGCACGGTGCTTTCGGGAGGCGGAGACTACGCGGGATACATGGCCGGCTGGCTCGCCCAGCGCACCAATGACCAGTACAACCTCTCCGGCCGGATCGTGGTCGTATATGTCAATCCATCTGGGGGTGCCGGGATCCTCACCGGCGGCTTCGGCGAAGGGGCAGAAGCCAATGTCCTGAGCTCCGTGAACATGGTGGACGCCCAAGGGGGATTCCAACATGCTGTGGTGCTTGAACCCTCATCAGGACTCGGCACCATTGGCCTCGGTGTGGTATATTCTTCTCCCGTAAATGGCACAGGAACTCTTGGGTCTGGTGCCATAACGACGGCAGATGCACCCACCACCTTCAAGCGGGCGGCCTTGTTTCCATGGGGCGTTGGGTATCTCGATCTATCAGGAACATATACAGATACGAACCTATCGTACCCAGCAACTGCCGTACTTCCATTGCAATCATCATCAATGCTAGGACTAGATGTTGCCCAGGGCATGGTAACCGCCCAATTCTTCGACACAACAGCCGGCACAGTCTGCAACGTCATTCGAGGGACCACGGCTGCTGGATTCGTGATTGTTGGCGGTCCTTCGGTCTCCACGGGCATCTTCGTGGGCGAGACCATCGGGACATTCGATCCTTCCGCATCCCCAGATCTCACGTGGAGTGCCACGGCCATTGGCCCCTGGATGGAAACCCAGGAGTATCTCCACATGGTCTCGTCCAATCCATCTCAACTCACTGCCCTGAATCTGCCAGCATATACTGTAGGACAAACAACCTTAAGTGGCGGGGATACTACCTTCAATGTTCAACTCCAGGACGTCAAATTCCTTGCACCAACGGCTGGCGGGATACCCACAGTATGGGCAACGGGATCCGTTACCGGAGGTTTCACGTCAGGGCATCCTATAATTGGGACGACAACAGTATCACTCGGTGATGGATCGTCGCTCAGCGATATCCAATTCACCCCAACCTATTGGGGTGGGGGTCAATGGGCGGCAACAGTATCCGGTCAGGGCCTTGGATCTCTCAATACCATTATCATTGATGCCATGCACGGCGTAGCGGCGGGGCAGTACGACGATACTGGAGGGACCTTCTCCGGCACCGCAGCAGGGGGCGTGGAGGCGCGCTAG
- a CDS encoding RNA methyltransferase gives MNLAPDALLTETRKARLRRVVAARQLDLTLVLHNIHDPHNVSAILRSCDAFGVGRVHLLYTRESFPNLSEASSASARKWVDTVRHRDAASLVAHLQGQGFSVVATGMSSDAVPVMEWNFTRPTAVILGNEHRGLDPDLAALVSHTVCVPMYGMVQSLNVSVAAAIILYEAMRQRRAAGLLERPALDPEAQEVLYADYCLRGKPYAEVLRGRK, from the coding sequence ATGAACCTTGCCCCTGATGCCTTGCTCACTGAAACCCGCAAGGCCCGACTGCGCCGGGTGGTGGCCGCTCGCCAGCTGGATCTCACCTTGGTGCTGCACAATATCCACGACCCGCACAATGTTTCCGCGATCTTGCGTAGCTGCGACGCCTTTGGGGTGGGCAGGGTGCATCTTCTCTATACCCGGGAGTCGTTTCCGAACCTCTCCGAGGCTTCGTCGGCCTCGGCGCGCAAATGGGTGGATACTGTTCGGCACCGCGACGCCGCCTCGCTGGTGGCACACCTCCAAGGCCAGGGGTTTTCCGTGGTGGCCACGGGCATGAGCTCGGATGCGGTGCCGGTCATGGAGTGGAACTTCACCCGGCCCACGGCCGTGATCTTGGGCAACGAGCACCGCGGCCTGGACCCAGATCTGGCGGCTTTGGTGTCGCACACCGTGTGCGTGCCCATGTACGGCATGGTGCAGAGCCTCAACGTGTCCGTGGCTGCGGCCATCATCCTCTATGAGGCCATGCGCCAGCGCCGCGCTGCCGGGCTCTTGGAGCGTCCGGCCCTGGACCCCGAGGCGCAGGAGGTCTTGTACGCCGATTATTGTCTGCGCGGCAAACCCTATGCGGAGGTGCTCCGTGGCCGGAAATAG
- a CDS encoding Hsp20/alpha crystallin family protein, whose product MDTARIPLPQGRPAADIIELPDGFVIVLDLPGVSRESLSVELRGTELVVRGRALLAREPGRKPLHLEFGDAEFVRSFTVAHTVDREHIRATFRHGQLELFLPKSHHGKPRTIPVASADTQS is encoded by the coding sequence ATGGACACCGCCCGCATCCCGCTGCCCCAAGGCCGGCCGGCAGCGGACATCATCGAGCTTCCCGACGGTTTTGTCATTGTCTTGGACCTCCCTGGCGTCTCCCGGGAGAGTTTGTCCGTGGAGCTGCGGGGCACGGAGCTGGTGGTGCGCGGCCGCGCGCTCCTCGCCCGGGAGCCGGGCCGCAAGCCGCTGCACCTGGAATTCGGGGACGCCGAGTTCGTGCGCTCCTTCACCGTTGCCCACACCGTGGACCGGGAACACATCCGCGCCACCTTCCGCCACGGCCAGTTGGAGCTGTTTCTCCCCAAGTCCCACCACGGCAAGCCGCGCACCATCCCGGTGGCAAGCGCGGACACCCAATCCTGA